In a single window of the Biomphalaria glabrata chromosome 13, xgBioGlab47.1, whole genome shotgun sequence genome:
- the LOC106058399 gene encoding uncharacterized protein DDB_G0290685-like produces MHLRLLALLLVVPLVLAGDFERYWKEIEDDLKEKFNKDKEVDKGDNKDDKNNQKDWGDDKGWGDKKGWGDKKGWGDKKGWGDDKGKGKDKGWGDDNGKGEDKGWGEDKGWGDKKGWGDDKGKGKDKGWGVDKSSGEDKGWGDDKGWGEDKGWGDKKGWGDDEGWGDQQDRGDRRRRSEHRRRSDSRDERSKGRDRNDDDNEDDKAAQPDAGDQTVDNKAPNDLNNGSMNNQTSGAVKNQTKDCNNKQQNDGQVDENTDDNQDDEEEQDSRRERRNRRRKAQRRRDRRRGQDDSQEDSSEEEDDDQGNGSRRQKRRSDRQKDDQEDDQKDDQKDDQKDDQKDDEDSQDSQKGQDDDEEDDDKDSRRGRNKKRQDSSSEEEDDDDKDSRRGRNKRRDDKGGRGDRRQRYGRRDDDDDDEQGNGNSEEDDDDNDKNGSKLAEFKEWLRERYQRRKQSQYKDFLSENFEKFRDFVRLKALKEQEERDAKEAIQRQMEKVRMMETLKGRLQNVSDEYVEQKTKFMFSITGHFLDFCKCDNSRDLLDRIWSGDFAEKDGEMSPMSNDTPSWNNTGAPGNMWGSNDTMPQQPNATESWPATTEAPVSTTASEEDDFMEKVKRFASLDRKELVSQVLQDLVQIMCESASQYFLSINTLEDAIIQYRNSHP; encoded by the exons ATGCATCTTCGACTGCTAGCCCTGTTGCTAGTGGTGCCTCTGGTTCTGGCCGGGGACTTCGAGAGATACTGGAAGGAAATCGAGGACGACCTTAAGGAAAAATTTAACAAGGACAAGGAAGTCGATAAGGGAGACAACAAGGACGATAAAAACAACCAAAAGGATTGGGGCGACGACAAAGGTTGGGGCGACAAAAAAGGTTGGGGCGACAAAAAAGGTTGGGGCGACAAAAAAGGTTGGGGCGATGACAAAGGCAAGGGCAAAGACAAAGGTTGGGGCGATGACAATGGTAAGGGTGAAGACAAAGGTTGGGGCGAAGACAAAGGTTGGGGCGACAAAAAAGGCTGGGGCGACGACAAAGGTAAGGGCAAAGACAAAGGTTGGGGCGTCGACAAAAGTAGTGGCGAGGACAAAGGTTGGGGCGACGACAAAGGTTGGGGCGAAGACAAAGGTTGGGGCGACAAAAAAGGCTGGGGAGACGACGAAGGCTGGGGCGACCAGCAGGACAGAGGTGACCGCAGACGCAGATCTGAACACAGACGAAGATCGGACAGCAGAGATGAGAGAAGCAAAGGGCGTGACAGAAACGACGACGACAATGAAGACGACAAAGCCGCTCAACCAGACGCCGGGGACCAGACCGTCGACAACAAGGCCCCGAACGACCTCAACAACGGAAGTATGAACAATCAGACAAGCGGCGCCGTCAAGAACCAAACCAAAGACTGCAATAACAAACAGCAAAACGACGGCCAGGTCGATGAAAACACCGATGACAACCAAGACGACGAGGAGGAACAGGACTCTCGAAGGGAGCGACGAAACCGTAGAAGAAAAGCTCAACGAAGGCGAGACAGGCGACGAGGTCAGGATGACTCTCAGGAAGACAGCTCAGAGGAAGAGGATGATGACCAGGGCAACGGCAGCAGAAGGCAAAAAAGACGAAGTGATCGACAGAAAGATGACCAGGAAGATGACCAGAAAGATGACCAGAAAGATGACCAGAAAGATGACCAGAAAGATGACGAAGATTCCCAGGACAGCCAAAAGGGACAAGACGACGATGAAGAAGATGATGACAAAGACAGCCGCAGAGGAAGGAATAAAAAGAGGCAAGACTCCTCCTCAGAGGAGGAGGATGATGACGACAAAGACAGCCGTAGAGGAAGAAATAAGAGACGAGACGACAAAGGTGGTAGAGGAGACAGACGACAAAGATATGGCAGacgagatgatgatgatgatgatgaacaaGGCAACGGTAATTCAGAAGAGGATGACGACGATAATGACAAA AATGGCTCCAAACTGGCTGAGTTCAAAGAATGGCTCCGTGAACGTTACCAGAGAAGGAAACAGAGCCAGTATAAAGATTTCTTAAGTGAAAACTTTGAGAAATTCCGTGACTTCGTCAGATTGAag GCTCTGAAGGAGCAGGAAGAGCGCGATGCTAAGGAAGCTATCCAGAGACAAATGGAGAAGGTGAGGATGATGGAAACTCTTAAAGGCAGACTCCAGAATGTATCAGACGAGTACGTGGAACAGAAGACCAAGTTCATGTTCTCCATCACTGGCCACTTCCTTGACTTCTGCAAGTGCGATAACTCCAGAGACCTTTTGGATAG AATATGGAGTGGAGATTTCGCTGAAAAGGATGGCGAAATGAGCCCAATGTCCAACGACACACCATCATGGAATAACACAGGCGCCCCCGGAAATATGTGGGGAAGCAATGATACTATGCCTCAGCAACCCAACGCCACAGAGTCCTGGCCAGCTACAACAGAAGCTCCAGTCAGTACTACAGCATCAGAGGAAGATGACTTCATG GAGAAAGTAAAACGTTTCGCTTCCCTGGATCGCAAAGAGCTCGTGTCCCAGGTCCTGCAAGATCTTGTTCAGATCATGTGTGAGTCAGCCAGTCAGTACTTCCTGTCTATCAATACCCTTGAGGACGCTATTATACAGTACAGGAACTCTCACCCTTAG